A part of Propionispora hippei DSM 15287 genomic DNA contains:
- a CDS encoding permease, which produces MWQNLSNFKVIFLGILLDALPFILVSVLVSSILHNFISEKIIQESLPKKKSYNILLACCLGLIFPACDCGMVPIVRRLVQKGVPLYSAIAFLLSAPIINPVVAFSTFYAFNSLEIAFFRLFIAFLVASGTSLLIDRLFKQVPLNSENPAISHGCECHSHDHNHQKAWKEKLLSVVDDACSEFFEMGKFLIFGSAIGAAVQTFLPREFLLAIGHSPLLSVVVMVLFAFTISVCSSADAFIASSFISSFSTQSLLAFMVFGPMIDIKNLFMLLHTFPLRFVITLITIVVFLCLLGSYIYPIATFEF; this is translated from the coding sequence ATGTGGCAAAATCTTTCCAATTTCAAAGTCATCTTTTTAGGTATTCTCCTCGACGCATTACCTTTTATCTTAGTTAGCGTACTTGTTTCTTCTATTCTGCACAATTTTATTTCGGAAAAAATAATTCAAGAGTCATTGCCTAAAAAGAAGAGCTACAATATTTTGCTGGCCTGCTGTTTGGGCCTCATCTTTCCGGCCTGTGACTGCGGCATGGTGCCGATTGTCCGGCGGTTAGTGCAGAAAGGAGTACCGCTTTACTCGGCCATCGCCTTTTTATTATCCGCCCCGATTATCAATCCGGTTGTGGCATTTTCTACATTTTACGCGTTTAACAGTTTGGAAATAGCCTTTTTTCGATTATTCATCGCCTTTTTGGTAGCTTCCGGGACAAGCTTGCTCATTGACCGATTGTTTAAACAAGTCCCGTTAAACAGTGAAAACCCGGCGATTAGTCACGGTTGTGAATGCCATTCCCATGATCATAATCATCAAAAAGCTTGGAAAGAAAAGTTACTCAGTGTGGTAGATGACGCTTGCAGTGAATTTTTTGAAATGGGTAAATTCTTGATTTTTGGGTCGGCCATTGGCGCGGCGGTACAAACCTTTCTGCCGCGGGAATTTTTGCTGGCCATTGGCCACTCACCGTTATTATCCGTTGTGGTGATGGTCCTGTTTGCCTTTACCATTTCCGTTTGTTCATCAGCCGATGCTTTTATTGCCTCTTCCTTTATCAGCAGTTTTTCCACCCAGTCTTTACTTGCCTTCATGGTCTTTGGTCCGATGATTGATATAAAAAACTTGTTTATGCTGCTTCATACGTTTCCCTTACGGTTTGTCATCACCTTAATTACCATTGTTGTATTTCTTTGTTTATTAGGCAGTTATATCTATCCGATAGCAACTTTTGAGTTTTGA
- a CDS encoding TIGR03943 family putative permease subunit: MIRVAILLGFFVFLYKLVYTNEIILYIHPRFTGFIESACALFFLMLLRQCWKFKKTKELRESHSCFHDKILNYLPFILTLLVAFLLPNADLNANMVNNRGLNSNLTNKSSSEEYRNELQQATFVKITDSNFLGVLRELTYHPEENTGKSIELKGFAYKSNDELPGSTSLVRYVVGCCAADAYPYGIICETEEPDSLTEGAWYEVQGTLQTRQVNGRNIPVIHVTWVAAIDRPACPYIFPN; the protein is encoded by the coding sequence ATGATCAGAGTCGCTATATTACTGGGGTTTTTTGTTTTCTTATATAAGCTTGTCTACACAAATGAAATCATACTATATATTCATCCCCGCTTTACCGGCTTTATCGAGAGTGCCTGTGCTTTATTTTTCCTCATGCTGTTGAGGCAGTGCTGGAAATTCAAAAAAACAAAAGAGCTTCGCGAAAGCCACTCTTGTTTTCATGACAAGATTCTGAACTATTTGCCCTTCATCCTTACGCTGTTGGTTGCTTTCCTGCTGCCTAACGCTGATCTTAATGCCAATATGGTCAATAACCGGGGTCTGAACAGTAACCTTACCAATAAATCTTCCAGCGAGGAGTATCGCAATGAGCTGCAGCAGGCAACCTTTGTTAAAATAACCGATAGTAATTTCCTTGGCGTTCTTAGAGAACTTACCTATCATCCGGAGGAAAACACCGGAAAAAGTATAGAACTAAAGGGCTTTGCCTATAAAAGCAATGACGAATTGCCTGGCAGTACATCCTTAGTTAGATATGTGGTCGGCTGCTGCGCGGCTGATGCCTATCCTTACGGTATTATCTGTGAAACAGAGGAGCCCGATAGCCTTACGGAAGGTGCCTGGTATGAAGTGCAAGGCACTCTGCAAACCAGGCAGGTAAACGGCAGGAATATTCCCGTTATCCATGTCACCTGGGTTGCGGCGATTGACCGGCCAGCCTGTCCGTACATTTTCCCCAATTAA
- a CDS encoding DUF1648 domain-containing protein: MAMQEVKEMLRKILTLELAALVLVIISFDLAMFAYPSLPNVFPIHFDFSGTPNGWSRKSWFAVLALPLTQLGLFIFVTILTWWCVNSKRALAYLNLPKVDRNRVLQLPDEKQEKIRLLSTISINVINFFTLLFSTIINYQILQAGIAGRSPSMFWTFMAVIFCFVGGFIFVRKIVSAVEDIVNL; the protein is encoded by the coding sequence ATGGCAATGCAAGAGGTCAAAGAAATGCTCCGTAAAATCTTAACTTTAGAACTGGCAGCTTTGGTTTTGGTGATCATTAGTTTTGATTTAGCTATGTTTGCTTATCCGTCGCTTCCCAATGTTTTCCCGATTCACTTTGACTTTTCCGGTACTCCGAATGGCTGGAGTAGAAAATCGTGGTTTGCTGTGCTCGCCTTGCCTTTAACCCAGTTAGGATTATTTATTTTTGTGACTATTTTGACCTGGTGGTGTGTCAATTCAAAACGGGCACTGGCATATCTTAATTTGCCGAAAGTCGATAGGAACAGAGTATTGCAACTGCCGGATGAAAAACAAGAAAAAATTAGACTGCTTAGTACTATTTCTATTAACGTGATCAATTTTTTTACCTTGCTCTTTTCTACTATTATCAACTATCAAATACTTCAGGCTGGAATAGCGGGAAGAAGTCCCTCCATGTTCTGGACCTTTATGGCTGTGATATTTTGTTTTGTAGGCGGTTTTATTTTCGTGAGAAAAATCGTTTCGGCAGTAGAAGATATAGTAAATTTGTGA
- a CDS encoding GGDEF domain-containing protein has product MFSLDIYTIYFLTFLGNFFMFLMLVIFAQTTGFDGLMRHYIYGKLLQTLGGALGLFRGLVPVDFSIIMGNSLIFLGVAVEVYCIVHVGRIPLNKSIKRWRYVVAGIIAGFTLLYLAGATMGVRVFVSAMILAIYSLVAAAGLFFRSDATKLRKILALFFVALAAYQVLRALDAWPRGEHYVLFATSSSQAISFVSLYIHMLISTMAYLLVSREVIDIKLKEAATKDYLTGIYNRRQFIQLAEKLVSLMIRQQKPVTVFMIDFDYFKTINDTYGHAVGDNVLVQFSRGTEAIIRQEDLFGRYGGEEFIVFSPNTSTAETLMIGQRIREVCAISSNNNPDIPKHTVSIGTATMIPETYADLEYLIRQADQALFQAKRNGRDQIVQADIE; this is encoded by the coding sequence TTGTTTTCGTTGGACATATATACCATTTATTTTCTTACTTTTCTAGGCAATTTCTTTATGTTTTTGATGCTGGTCATTTTTGCTCAAACGACCGGTTTTGACGGTTTAATGCGGCATTACATCTATGGAAAGCTGCTGCAAACCTTAGGCGGAGCCCTGGGGCTTTTCCGGGGATTGGTGCCGGTTGATTTTTCGATTATTATGGGCAATAGTCTTATTTTTCTCGGTGTTGCTGTCGAGGTCTATTGTATTGTTCATGTCGGCAGGATACCGCTTAACAAGTCGATCAAGCGGTGGCGCTACGTGGTGGCCGGAATTATTGCAGGCTTCACTTTGCTTTATTTGGCAGGGGCTACCATGGGTGTCAGGGTTTTTGTCAGTGCCATGATTTTAGCGATATATTCACTTGTGGCAGCGGCCGGCCTTTTCTTTCGTAGTGATGCTACTAAATTGCGCAAGATACTGGCGTTGTTTTTTGTAGCCCTGGCCGCTTACCAGGTTCTAAGAGCCCTGGACGCATGGCCGCGGGGTGAGCATTATGTATTATTTGCCACGTCGTCGTCTCAGGCCATTTCTTTTGTAAGCTTGTATATACATATGCTGATCAGCACTATGGCCTATTTGCTGGTTAGCCGTGAGGTTATAGATATCAAGCTGAAGGAAGCGGCTACCAAAGACTATCTGACCGGGATTTATAACCGGCGGCAATTTATCCAACTGGCGGAAAAGCTTGTTTCGTTAATGATCCGGCAGCAAAAGCCGGTTACTGTATTTATGATTGATTTCGACTATTTTAAGACGATTAATGACACCTATGGACATGCCGTGGGTGATAATGTGTTGGTGCAGTTTAGCCGGGGAACGGAGGCGATAATTCGCCAGGAGGACTTGTTTGGCCGGTACGGCGGGGAAGAGTTTATTGTTTTTTCCCCCAATACCTCTACGGCAGAGACCTTAATGATCGGACAAAGGATCAGGGAGGTTTGCGCGATAAGCTCCAATAACAATCCGGACATTCCAAAGCATACGGTAAGTATCGGCACAGCTACGATGATTCCTGAGACTTATGCCGATCTTGAGTATTTAATCAGACAGGCCGACCAGGCTTTGTTCCAGGCAAAAAGAAACGGGCGGGATCAAATCGTTCAAGCAGATATTGAATAG
- a CDS encoding alpha/beta hydrolase, with translation MKSVKIKNMYWDIAAHVYVPDNFSEQGKYPAIISAHPIGSCKEQTAGSVYGAALAKEGFVVVAFDASFQGESGGEPRYLEDPVLRVEDFRVVVDYLVTLPYVDEERIGVLGICGGGGYSINAAMTERRIKAVGTVTGVNYGRLMREGFSGFNPIGFMETVAKQRTAEVRGAQRRVDDLLPASPEAARQNGLLEIDVYEATEYYRTSRGEKPNGANRTLFSHQAAAISWDAFHLAEVLLTQPLLVVVGDKVGAFGAYRDGCEIIGRARSAKKELVVVEGFSHYDLYDKPEPVNKALAKLIPFYKENL, from the coding sequence ATGAAATCTGTTAAAATCAAGAACATGTATTGGGATATTGCGGCCCATGTTTATGTACCCGATAACTTTAGCGAGCAAGGTAAATATCCGGCGATTATCAGTGCCCATCCTATCGGTAGCTGCAAGGAACAGACCGCAGGCAGTGTGTACGGTGCTGCGCTGGCCAAAGAAGGGTTTGTCGTCGTTGCGTTTGATGCCAGCTTTCAGGGAGAGAGCGGTGGAGAACCGCGCTATCTGGAAGATCCGGTGCTGCGGGTCGAAGATTTTCGGGTGGTTGTCGACTATTTGGTGACCCTTCCCTATGTAGACGAGGAACGAATTGGTGTGCTTGGCATATGCGGCGGTGGCGGCTACTCCATCAACGCAGCGATGACCGAACGCCGCATTAAGGCGGTGGGTACCGTTACCGGCGTAAACTATGGCCGTCTGATGCGTGAGGGCTTTAGTGGTTTCAATCCCATTGGGTTCATGGAAACCGTTGCCAAGCAACGTACGGCTGAGGTCCGTGGCGCGCAGCGGCGTGTGGATGATTTGCTGCCTGCTTCACCGGAAGCGGCGCGGCAAAACGGTCTGCTCGAAATAGACGTGTATGAGGCAACCGAATATTACCGCACTTCGCGGGGAGAAAAGCCAAACGGGGCAAACCGCACGCTGTTTTCCCATCAAGCTGCCGCGATAAGCTGGGATGCCTTTCATCTGGCAGAGGTATTGCTTACGCAACCGCTCTTAGTGGTGGTGGGCGACAAAGTCGGAGCCTTCGGCGCTTACCGGGATGGCTGTGAAATCATTGGCCGGGCCCGGTCTGCTAAGAAGGAATTGGTCGTAGTCGAAGGATTTTCGCACTATGATCTGTACGATAAGCCGGAACCGGTGAACAAGGCCTTGGCGAAGCTGATTCCTTTTTATAAAGAAAATCTGTAA
- a CDS encoding alpha/beta hydrolase, protein MEKISFKNKNGANIIMSAIVNFPPEFAGNKQYPAIVVTHPGGGVKEQTAGLYAEKLAEQGFITIAADASYQGESTGKPRQLENPYIRVEDISAVIDYLTTLSYVDRERIGALGVCAGGGYTASAAVGDRRIKALATVSMANFGAMLRHGWEGTESPEQVLAMLEFGSQARTDDANSGETVIFPIVPVRKEDASHEDLAQAWEYYRTPRCQKDTAPGHGAARSLTQLAVWDALNMVDLFLTQPLLIIAGRNAGSKWMSDQLYERAASKNKTYYVVEGASHMSLYDIPQYVGEALSKLSPFFKTNL, encoded by the coding sequence ATGGAAAAGATTAGTTTTAAGAATAAAAATGGTGCTAATATTATAATGTCGGCAATTGTCAATTTTCCGCCGGAGTTTGCCGGAAATAAGCAGTATCCCGCCATTGTTGTGACGCATCCTGGCGGCGGTGTCAAGGAGCAGACTGCCGGGTTGTATGCTGAGAAACTAGCTGAGCAAGGGTTCATTACTATTGCCGCCGATGCCTCCTACCAGGGAGAAAGCACCGGCAAGCCGCGCCAGTTGGAGAATCCTTATATTCGGGTAGAAGACATTAGCGCAGTAATCGACTATCTGACTACTCTTTCCTATGTGGACAGGGAACGGATCGGCGCTCTGGGCGTCTGTGCCGGCGGAGGCTACACGGCAAGCGCAGCCGTCGGTGATCGTCGCATCAAAGCGTTAGCAACGGTTAGTATGGCTAATTTTGGCGCGATGCTGCGCCACGGCTGGGAAGGCACGGAAAGTCCGGAACAGGTGCTGGCCATGCTGGAGTTCGGTTCGCAAGCCCGCACCGATGACGCCAATAGTGGAGAGACGGTCATTTTTCCGATTGTTCCTGTTAGGAAGGAAGATGCTTCCCATGAAGATTTGGCCCAGGCCTGGGAATACTATCGTACGCCGCGTTGCCAAAAGGATACTGCCCCGGGACATGGTGCAGCCCGGAGTCTTACTCAACTGGCAGTTTGGGATGCGCTCAACATGGTAGACCTCTTTTTGACCCAGCCGTTGCTAATTATTGCAGGGCGAAATGCCGGCAGCAAGTGGATGAGCGATCAGTTGTATGAGCGGGCGGCGAGCAAAAACAAGACTTATTACGTTGTCGAGGGGGCAAGTCATATGTCGCTGTACGATATCCCGCAATACGTGGGGGAAGCTCTTTCGAAGCTGTCACCGTTTTTTAAAACTAATCTTTAG
- a CDS encoding helix-turn-helix domain-containing protein has protein sequence MEHFNSIQEFHKYMSWPPPEHPMFGLVSLASADIPHRGSSQPITTDFYIISLKYVISGKMAYGRTSIDFTRGSLLFYAPRQTIQWEDVALEKIGFVINIHEDYLRGHALAEKIKSYGFFSYTVNEALHLSPKEETIVTALYNNLAAEYNSHQDEHSKEIVLALLETLLKYAERFYKRQFIGRQELQRGLGQRFKETLAQYFATGKFNDLGTPSIDWIAKELAVSPRYLSDSLKAESGKTAIEHIHLYLIDEAKNLLLEPGTTVASVAYQLGFEYPQYFSRLFKKKVGVSPAEFRNHHMLQ, from the coding sequence ATGGAACATTTCAACTCGATACAAGAGTTTCATAAATATATGAGCTGGCCGCCGCCGGAGCACCCCATGTTCGGACTGGTATCCCTGGCCTCGGCGGATATCCCGCACCGGGGAAGCTCACAGCCGATTACGACCGATTTTTATATCATTTCATTAAAGTATGTTATTTCCGGCAAAATGGCTTATGGCAGGACTAGTATTGACTTTACGCGGGGTTCCTTACTGTTTTATGCGCCGCGGCAAACCATTCAGTGGGAGGACGTGGCCTTAGAAAAAATAGGGTTTGTGATTAATATTCATGAAGACTATCTGAGAGGCCATGCCTTGGCGGAGAAAATCAAAAGCTATGGTTTTTTCTCCTATACCGTGAATGAAGCGCTTCATTTATCGCCGAAAGAAGAAACGATTGTTACAGCGCTTTATAACAATCTTGCGGCGGAATACAATAGTCATCAGGATGAGCATAGTAAGGAGATTGTGCTTGCCTTACTGGAGACATTGCTCAAATATGCCGAGCGTTTTTACAAACGGCAGTTTATCGGCCGCCAGGAGCTGCAGCGTGGCCTCGGTCAGCGGTTTAAAGAAACCCTTGCCCAGTACTTCGCCACAGGGAAATTCAATGACCTCGGAACGCCGAGCATAGACTGGATTGCCAAAGAGCTGGCTGTTTCCCCGCGCTATTTGAGTGATTCCTTAAAGGCCGAATCGGGCAAAACAGCCATCGAGCATATTCATCTGTATTTGATCGATGAGGCTAAAAATCTCCTGTTGGAGCCGGGAACGACTGTTGCTTCGGTGGCCTATCAACTGGGCTTTGAATATCCGCAGTACTTTTCGCGGCTGTTTAAGAAAAAAGTGGGTGTCAGTCCGGCCGAATTCCGGAATCATCACATGCTGCAATAA
- a CDS encoding DUF1697 domain-containing protein encodes MALSTYIAMLRGINVGGKNTVRMEALRQMFEQLDFACVQTYIQSGNVVFKSAEGPETVQQSIEQKFEQAFGFTVPVLVRSLEELEKLIEHCPFSEEELEEAAAASTAESLYVAFLKQAPCPDDIERLSAYRNENEKFQIHGREVFLLFYQGIRNSKLANHLDKLGIPITVRNWNTVNKLAALARRK; translated from the coding sequence ATGGCATTGAGTACTTATATAGCGATGCTGCGGGGCATTAATGTGGGAGGGAAGAATACGGTCAGGATGGAAGCTTTGCGGCAAATGTTTGAGCAATTGGATTTCGCTTGCGTTCAAACCTATATCCAAAGCGGCAATGTTGTATTCAAATCAGCCGAGGGCCCAGAAACAGTTCAACAGAGCATTGAGCAGAAGTTTGAACAGGCTTTTGGCTTTACGGTCCCTGTCCTGGTAAGATCGCTTGAAGAATTAGAAAAGCTTATTGAGCATTGTCCGTTTTCCGAGGAAGAATTAGAAGAAGCGGCAGCGGCATCAACGGCAGAAAGCTTATATGTGGCCTTCCTGAAGCAAGCGCCTTGCCCTGATGACATAGAAAGGCTGAGTGCCTATCGAAATGAAAATGAAAAATTCCAGATTCATGGGCGGGAGGTATTCCTGCTATTTTATCAGGGCATTCGAAATTCAAAACTCGCCAATCATCTGGATAAGTTAGGGATACCTATAACTGTGCGTAATTGGAACACAGTGAATAAACTGGCTGCCTTGGCGCGGCGCAAGTGA
- a CDS encoding nucleoside triphosphate pyrophosphohydrolase family protein encodes MNSKLPQDNHIDFSAAAERAMRVRRFYRQLEKQNHKTVWTTEEDMLAFVSDVGLLARLVMAAEGRWVQGENLQAELGSKMAECLWWLLVLSERLNMDITKEFTSFMDKLDTDLGAKP; translated from the coding sequence ATGAATTCAAAGCTTCCCCAGGATAACCATATTGATTTTTCCGCTGCTGCTGAGCGGGCTATGCGCGTGCGTAGATTTTACCGGCAATTGGAGAAACAAAATCATAAAACTGTTTGGACTACCGAGGAAGATATGCTTGCTTTTGTTTCCGATGTTGGTCTTCTCGCCCGCCTGGTGATGGCGGCTGAAGGTCGCTGGGTGCAGGGAGAAAACCTGCAGGCTGAACTTGGGAGCAAAATGGCGGAATGCCTATGGTGGCTGTTGGTATTATCGGAACGCCTCAATATGGATATTACCAAAGAATTTACTTCATTTATGGATAAATTAGACACAGATCTTGGCGCGAAGCCCTGA
- a CDS encoding helix-turn-helix domain-containing protein, giving the protein MHIKNLFFHIHYCNGRQLHETRPFRRKIVRTLPHHELIFITGGSGDIIVDQKKYPVKRGMLFYICPDVLHSIETGKDEPIYFFSVHFSYGEVSFEDGQWAVRDAKNMLPIQPAQELRDYYPVEDIFKKLVDTWNAKLPGYEFITKTFFQQLLVTLYQNKRRQNPNYANSLKVEKVIVYMHQHIQQRVTLPELSAVMHMSPFYLSRTFKMITGYSIIEYFNRIKIDKAKELIVEGDKKVKEVAQALGFTDEFYFSRIFKKVEGVSPSEFYRKNIHEV; this is encoded by the coding sequence ATGCATATAAAAAATCTTTTTTTCCATATCCATTACTGCAATGGCCGGCAACTCCATGAAACCAGGCCGTTCCGGCGTAAAATAGTTAGAACGCTGCCGCATCATGAACTGATTTTTATTACCGGTGGCAGTGGCGACATCATTGTGGATCAAAAAAAATATCCCGTTAAAAGAGGCATGCTGTTCTATATTTGTCCGGATGTGCTGCATTCGATAGAAACAGGCAAAGACGAGCCTATCTATTTTTTCTCCGTACATTTTAGCTATGGTGAAGTGAGCTTTGAGGACGGTCAATGGGCCGTCAGAGACGCAAAGAACATGCTGCCGATCCAGCCGGCGCAAGAATTAAGGGATTATTACCCCGTGGAGGATATATTTAAGAAATTAGTTGATACCTGGAATGCGAAGCTGCCCGGGTATGAGTTCATTACTAAAACTTTTTTCCAGCAGTTACTCGTTACCCTATATCAAAACAAGCGGAGGCAAAACCCGAATTACGCAAATTCCCTAAAGGTAGAAAAGGTCATCGTATACATGCATCAGCATATCCAGCAGCGGGTGACACTGCCAGAACTGTCGGCGGTAATGCATATGTCCCCTTTTTATTTGTCCAGGACGTTTAAAATGATAACGGGATATTCTATTATCGAATATTTTAACCGGATTAAAATTGATAAAGCGAAGGAGCTTATCGTTGAAGGCGATAAAAAGGTAAAGGAAGTAGCACAGGCACTAGGCTTTACTGACGAATTCTATTTTAGCCGGATATTCAAGAAGGTGGAAGGGGTAAGTCCTTCGGAATTTTATCGCAAAAATATCCATGAAGTTTAA
- a CDS encoding multidrug efflux MFS transporter: MLVWKRNLLVCWFGMFVTGVGMSQIAPVLPLYIDHLGIHDAGLISQFSGIAFGITFIISAVFSPIWGRAADKFGRKPMLLRASLGMAIVIFCMGFVQNVYQLIGLRLLQGVITGYSTACTTLIATQTDRAHAGWALGTLSTASVAGSLLGPVIGGYISENFGMQNVFFITGALMLVAFIITVFFVKESFRRQDAKTLTVGEVWNTIPNKNIIAVMFVTSFVITLALYSIEPIITIYVTQLSGNTSHVALTAGVVFSVSGLANIMAAPGLGKLSDRIGAQKVMLLALGVAGLVFIPQGFVKNPWQLMGLRFLLGLALAGLNPSVNALIKRITPQFLTGRVFGLNISAQYLGVFGGSILGGQIAAYWGIRYVFFVTSTLLLANALWAYLAVYKKLT, encoded by the coding sequence ATGCTGGTCTGGAAAAGAAATTTGCTGGTTTGCTGGTTCGGAATGTTTGTGACTGGCGTGGGAATGAGTCAGATCGCGCCGGTGCTGCCACTGTATATTGACCATTTGGGCATCCATGATGCAGGTCTTATTTCGCAGTTCTCGGGAATTGCTTTTGGTATTACCTTTATCATTTCCGCGGTTTTTTCGCCCATTTGGGGCCGGGCAGCCGATAAGTTCGGCCGAAAACCAATGCTTTTGCGCGCGAGCCTAGGTATGGCGATTGTTATATTTTGTATGGGCTTTGTTCAGAATGTATATCAACTGATCGGGCTGCGATTGCTGCAGGGCGTGATAACCGGATATAGTACGGCCTGCACTACCCTGATTGCGACGCAGACCGATAGAGCGCACGCCGGCTGGGCCTTGGGTACCCTTTCCACGGCAAGTGTTGCGGGCTCTTTACTGGGGCCGGTCATTGGCGGTTATATAAGCGAAAACTTCGGTATGCAAAATGTATTCTTTATTACCGGAGCGTTGATGCTGGTTGCCTTTATAATTACCGTTTTCTTTGTGAAGGAATCGTTTCGCCGTCAGGATGCGAAAACGCTGACTGTCGGTGAAGTATGGAACACGATCCCCAATAAAAATATCATTGCGGTCATGTTTGTCACTTCCTTTGTCATTACGCTGGCATTGTATTCTATAGAGCCGATCATCACCATATATGTGACTCAGTTATCCGGTAATACCAGCCATGTTGCGCTGACGGCCGGAGTTGTCTTTTCCGTTTCAGGGCTGGCTAATATCATGGCCGCTCCGGGACTTGGCAAACTTTCGGACAGGATTGGCGCTCAGAAGGTTATGCTGCTTGCCCTGGGCGTGGCCGGTCTGGTATTTATACCCCAGGGGTTTGTCAAGAATCCCTGGCAGTTGATGGGCTTGCGGTTTTTGCTGGGTTTAGCCTTAGCCGGGTTGAATCCTTCCGTGAATGCGCTGATTAAAAGAATCACTCCCCAGTTTCTTACCGGGAGGGTGTTTGGACTTAATATATCGGCCCAATATTTAGGCGTATTTGGCGGTTCGATTTTGGGCGGACAGATCGCCGCTTACTGGGGTATCCGCTATGTGTTTTTTGTTACCAGTACCTTGCTGTTGGCCAACGCACTGTGGGCTTACTTGGCGGTGTATAAAAAACTAACATAG
- a CDS encoding hydrolase: protein MGDIKPAATELLKANKTALVVVDLQEGIVNRQLAPYSGEQVVRQAGKLARSFAEKGAFVVLVRVSSLDGKDMFQPKLDMAANPVQFPEGWDRVVPELAAVNPSYVVTKRQWGAFYGTDLDLQLRRRGIDTIVLCGISSGIGVDTTAREAYQHAYQQIFVEDAMTAVTKEEHDYVCKYIFPRIGRLRTTEEVASALS from the coding sequence ATGGGTGATATAAAACCGGCAGCCACTGAACTTTTAAAAGCTAACAAAACAGCCCTTGTGGTAGTAGATCTGCAAGAGGGAATTGTAAACAGACAGCTTGCGCCTTATTCCGGTGAACAGGTTGTCCGGCAGGCAGGCAAACTGGCCAGGTCATTTGCGGAAAAGGGGGCGTTTGTCGTTCTTGTCAGGGTTTCCTCGCTTGACGGCAAAGACATGTTTCAGCCTAAGCTGGACATGGCAGCAAATCCGGTCCAGTTTCCGGAGGGTTGGGACAGGGTTGTGCCCGAACTGGCGGCGGTTAACCCTTCCTACGTAGTTACTAAACGGCAATGGGGCGCATTCTACGGTACCGACCTCGATCTGCAACTTCGCCGCCGCGGTATTGATACGATTGTCCTGTGTGGCATATCCAGCGGGATTGGTGTGGATACCACGGCAAGAGAAGCTTATCAGCATGCCTACCAGCAGATTTTTGTGGAGGATGCGATGACGGCGGTGACGAAAGAAGAACACGACTATGTTTGTAAGTATATCTTTCCAAGAATAGGACGCCTTCGGACCACGGAAGAAGTGGCTTCAGCATTAAGCTGA